A window from Leifsonia shinshuensis encodes these proteins:
- a CDS encoding SGNH/GDSL hydrolase family protein: MRPEASRDRRALRASRLLRAVVVAAAASVALVLSGCSGAPSGAETPDAASRAQTAAPTPTATPDPFPKEPLTPATRYVALGDSYAAGFGGGAEQGKCRLSANGYPSVFARKAGIDLVVNAACAGATTSDLLKHQLIALDDRTDLVTVSIGGNDLGVAEIAGDCAAGKAAACRNEVTAALSLLNVLPDRLQTVYSAIAQAAPNARIVVTGYTLLYDVSAPGAPDFQTSAAINAATLGLNEVIRQAVDDQRAAGKPLTFLPVDFAGHEVGDAKPWLNTTGADVFHPTAAGYAEYANRLVQLLGRAQ, translated from the coding sequence ATGCGACCCGAAGCATCCCGAGACCGCCGCGCGCTGCGCGCCTCCCGCCTGCTCCGTGCCGTCGTCGTCGCGGCCGCCGCCTCCGTCGCCCTCGTGCTGAGCGGCTGCTCGGGGGCACCAAGCGGCGCCGAGACTCCGGACGCCGCGTCGCGCGCCCAGACGGCCGCTCCCACCCCGACCGCCACGCCCGACCCCTTCCCGAAGGAGCCGCTGACGCCGGCGACGCGGTACGTCGCGCTGGGTGACTCCTACGCGGCCGGGTTCGGCGGAGGAGCCGAGCAGGGGAAGTGCCGTCTCAGCGCGAACGGCTACCCGTCCGTCTTCGCGCGGAAGGCGGGCATCGACCTCGTCGTCAACGCCGCGTGCGCGGGCGCGACCACCTCCGACCTGCTCAAGCACCAGCTGATCGCGCTCGACGACCGCACGGACCTGGTCACCGTCAGCATCGGCGGGAACGACCTGGGCGTGGCCGAGATCGCGGGGGACTGCGCCGCCGGCAAGGCCGCCGCCTGCCGCAACGAGGTGACGGCCGCGCTCTCGCTGCTGAATGTCCTGCCCGACCGGCTGCAGACGGTCTACAGCGCCATCGCGCAGGCGGCTCCGAACGCGCGCATCGTGGTGACCGGGTACACGCTGCTCTACGACGTCTCGGCTCCGGGTGCGCCGGACTTCCAGACCTCCGCGGCGATCAACGCGGCCACGCTGGGGCTGAACGAGGTCATCCGGCAGGCGGTCGACGACCAGCGCGCGGCGGGCAAGCCGCTCACCTTCCTCCCGGTCGACTTCGCCGGTCACGAGGTCGGCGATGCGAAGCCCTGGCTCAACACGACCGGCGCCGATGTCTTCCATCCGACCGCCGCCGGCTACGCCGAGTACGCGAACCGGCTGGTCCAGCTGCTCGGGAGGGCGCAGTGA
- the otsA gene encoding alpha,alpha-trehalose-phosphate synthase (UDP-forming), translating to MSNRLPVDRVLDESGNADWRPSPGGLVAALEPVMRSQDGVWIGWAGVADEDVEPFEAGGINIHPVPLSEQELQEYYEGFSNDTLWPLYHDVIAQPSYHREWWESYVRVNRRFAQAAADVAAKGAVVWVHDYQLQLVPAMLRELRPDLVIGFFNHIPFPPYGIYSQLPWRRQIIDGLLGADVIGFQRVADAGNFSRAVRRLKGYETRGPIIEVPIDTDDPEAGSHRHVTTDRRGGLARTVLARQFPISIDADQYQELARRPDIQARAKEIREELGNPEKIMLGVDRLDYTKGIGHRLKAFGELLEEGRVKAEDVTLVQVASPSRERVETYRQLRDEIELTVGRINGDYSTLGHTAVAYLHHGYPREEMVALYLAADVMLVTALRDGMNLVAKEYVATRVDEDGVLVLSEFAGASDELRQALLINPHDIEGLKDTVLQALAMPKRDRTRRMRALRKKVLTNDVARWSASFLDALTRRAHGDHPLQDPPVNRR from the coding sequence GTGTCGAACCGGCTCCCCGTCGACCGCGTGCTCGACGAGAGCGGCAACGCCGACTGGCGCCCGTCGCCCGGTGGTCTGGTCGCCGCGCTGGAGCCCGTGATGCGGTCGCAGGACGGCGTGTGGATCGGCTGGGCCGGCGTTGCGGACGAGGACGTGGAGCCGTTCGAGGCCGGCGGCATCAACATCCACCCCGTCCCGCTCTCCGAGCAGGAGCTGCAGGAGTACTACGAGGGCTTCTCCAACGACACCCTCTGGCCGCTCTACCACGACGTGATCGCGCAGCCGAGCTACCACCGGGAGTGGTGGGAGAGCTACGTGCGGGTCAACCGCCGCTTCGCCCAGGCCGCCGCCGACGTGGCCGCAAAGGGCGCGGTCGTCTGGGTGCACGACTACCAGCTGCAGCTCGTGCCGGCGATGCTGCGCGAGCTGCGGCCGGATCTGGTGATCGGGTTCTTCAACCACATCCCGTTCCCGCCGTACGGGATCTACTCGCAGCTTCCGTGGCGCCGTCAGATCATCGACGGACTGCTCGGCGCCGACGTGATCGGGTTCCAGCGCGTGGCGGATGCGGGGAACTTCTCGCGGGCCGTGCGGCGGCTTAAGGGCTACGAGACCCGCGGTCCCATCATCGAGGTGCCGATCGACACCGACGACCCGGAGGCGGGCTCGCACCGTCACGTGACGACCGACCGCCGCGGCGGTCTCGCCCGCACGGTGCTGGCGCGCCAGTTCCCGATCTCCATCGACGCCGACCAGTACCAGGAGCTCGCCCGCCGGCCCGACATCCAGGCCCGCGCCAAGGAGATCCGCGAGGAGCTCGGCAACCCCGAGAAGATCATGCTCGGCGTCGACCGCCTCGACTACACGAAGGGCATCGGCCACCGGCTGAAGGCCTTCGGCGAGCTCCTCGAGGAGGGGCGCGTGAAGGCCGAGGACGTCACGCTCGTCCAGGTCGCCAGCCCCAGCCGCGAGCGCGTCGAGACCTACCGCCAGCTGCGCGACGAGATCGAGCTGACCGTCGGCCGCATCAACGGCGACTACTCGACGCTGGGCCACACCGCCGTCGCGTATCTGCACCACGGCTACCCCCGCGAGGAGATGGTGGCGCTCTACCTCGCCGCCGACGTCATGCTCGTCACCGCCCTGCGCGACGGCATGAACCTGGTCGCCAAGGAGTACGTCGCGACCCGGGTGGACGAAGACGGCGTGCTGGTGCTCAGCGAGTTCGCCGGGGCGTCCGACGAGCTGCGCCAGGCGCTGCTGATCAACCCGCACGACATCGAAGGGCTCAAGGACACCGTCCTGCAGGCGCTGGCGATGCCGAAGCGCGACCGCACCCGTCGCATGCGGGCGCTGCGCAAGAAGGTGCTGACCAACGACGTGGCCCGCTGGTCGGCGTCGTTCCTCGACGCGCTCACGCGCCGCGCGCACGGCGACCACCCGCTCCAGGACCCGCCGGTCAACCGGCGCTGA
- the otsB gene encoding trehalose-phosphatase has protein sequence MTDTASHRPPAAAVALVGALQELARADRLLLALDFDGTLAPFVDVPRGARALPESKAALDRLEHLPRTWVAYVSGRPLTSLETVTEAEADEDALLVGSHGVEIRFGRDGVSLDLTDDEQATLERLGGVLQELVDSIPGAKLEIKPVGFGVHYRQVDPAEGRTVVARAREAAAGVSDALTIRDGKDIIEFSVRGANKGDGVERLREYTKATAVLFAGDDVTDEDGFAVLRPERGDVGIKVGAGETAAQYRVADERAIATLLGLLAQAREAHVNSSTD, from the coding sequence ATGACCGACACCGCCTCCCACCGTCCGCCCGCCGCCGCCGTCGCACTTGTCGGCGCGCTGCAGGAACTGGCCCGCGCCGACCGGCTGCTGCTCGCGCTCGACTTCGACGGCACTCTCGCCCCGTTCGTCGACGTGCCGCGCGGCGCCCGCGCCCTGCCGGAGTCGAAGGCCGCCCTCGACCGGCTGGAGCACCTGCCGCGCACGTGGGTCGCGTACGTCTCCGGGCGGCCGCTCACGAGCCTCGAGACGGTGACGGAGGCGGAGGCGGACGAGGATGCGCTCCTGGTCGGGTCGCACGGCGTCGAGATCCGCTTCGGCCGCGACGGCGTCTCGCTCGACCTGACCGACGACGAGCAGGCGACGCTGGAGCGCCTGGGCGGTGTGCTGCAGGAGCTGGTGGACAGCATCCCGGGCGCCAAGCTCGAGATCAAGCCGGTCGGCTTCGGCGTGCACTACCGGCAGGTCGACCCGGCGGAGGGCCGCACGGTCGTGGCCCGCGCGCGGGAGGCGGCCGCGGGCGTCAGCGATGCGCTGACCATCCGCGACGGCAAGGACATCATCGAGTTCTCGGTCCGCGGCGCGAACAAGGGCGACGGCGTCGAGCGGCTCCGCGAGTACACGAAGGCCACCGCGGTGCTGTTCGCCGGCGACGACGTCACCGACGAGGACGGCTTCGCCGTGCTGCGTCCGGAGCGCGGGGACGTGGGCATCAAGGTGGGCGCGGGCGAGACCGCCGCGCAGTACCGGGTCGCCGACGAGCGTGCGATCGCGACGCTGCTGGGCCTGCTGGCGCAGGCGCGTGAGGCGCACGTGAACTCGTCCACCGACTGA
- the ilvD gene encoding dihydroxy-acid dehydratase, with product MPEVDWKPRSRVVTDGIEATTSRGMLRAVGMGDEDWEKPQIGIASSWNEITPCNLSLDRLAQGAKEGVHAGGGYPLQFGTISVSDGISMGHEGMHFSLVSREVIADSVETVMMAERLDGTVLLAGCDKSLPGMLMAAARLDLSAVFLYAGSIAPGWVKLSDGTEKDVTIIDSFEAVGACKAGKMSEEDLKRIECAIAPGEGACGGMYTANTMASVAEALGMSLPGSAAPPSADRRRDYYAHRSGEAVVNLLKKGITARDILTKEAFENAIAVAMAFGGSTNVVLHLLAIAHEAEVDLTIDDFNRIGDKVPHIGDLKPFGKYVMNDVDRHGGVPVVMKALLDAGLLHGDCLTVTGKTVAENLAEINPPAPDGEVMRSLDNPIHPTGGITILKGSLAPEGAVVKTAGFDAEVFEGPARVFERERAAMDALTEGSIKAGDVVIIRYEGPKGGPGMREMLAITAAIKGAGLGKDVLLLTDGRFSGGTTGLCIGHIAPEAVDAGPIAFVRDGDLIRVDIAARSLDLLVDESELTARREGWAPLPPRYTRGVLAKFSKLVRSAAEGAVTG from the coding sequence ATGCCAGAAGTCGATTGGAAACCGCGTTCGCGCGTCGTCACGGACGGGATCGAAGCCACCACCAGCCGCGGGATGCTCCGCGCCGTCGGAATGGGCGATGAAGACTGGGAGAAGCCGCAGATCGGCATCGCGTCCTCCTGGAACGAGATCACGCCCTGCAACCTCTCGCTCGACCGCCTCGCGCAGGGCGCGAAGGAGGGCGTGCACGCCGGTGGCGGCTACCCGCTCCAGTTCGGCACCATCTCGGTCTCCGACGGCATCTCGATGGGCCACGAGGGGATGCACTTCTCGCTCGTCTCGCGCGAGGTCATCGCCGACTCGGTCGAGACCGTCATGATGGCGGAGCGCCTCGACGGCACCGTGCTGCTCGCGGGATGCGACAAGTCGCTCCCCGGCATGCTGATGGCCGCGGCCCGCCTCGACCTCTCGGCGGTCTTCCTCTACGCCGGTTCGATCGCACCCGGCTGGGTGAAGCTCTCCGACGGCACGGAGAAGGACGTCACGATCATCGACTCCTTCGAGGCGGTCGGCGCCTGCAAGGCCGGCAAGATGAGCGAAGAAGACCTCAAGCGCATCGAGTGCGCCATCGCCCCGGGCGAGGGCGCCTGCGGCGGCATGTACACGGCCAACACGATGGCGTCCGTCGCGGAGGCGCTCGGCATGAGCCTCCCCGGCTCCGCCGCTCCGCCCTCGGCCGACCGCCGCCGCGACTACTACGCGCACCGCTCCGGTGAGGCCGTGGTCAACCTGCTCAAGAAGGGCATCACGGCGCGCGACATCCTCACCAAGGAGGCGTTCGAGAACGCGATCGCCGTCGCCATGGCGTTCGGCGGCTCGACCAACGTCGTGCTCCACCTGCTCGCGATCGCGCACGAGGCCGAGGTCGACCTCACGATCGACGACTTCAACCGCATCGGCGACAAGGTGCCGCACATCGGCGACCTGAAGCCGTTCGGCAAGTACGTCATGAACGACGTCGACCGTCACGGCGGCGTCCCCGTGGTCATGAAGGCCCTGCTCGACGCGGGCCTGCTCCACGGCGACTGCCTCACCGTCACGGGCAAGACCGTGGCCGAGAACCTGGCCGAGATCAACCCGCCCGCACCGGACGGCGAGGTCATGCGCTCGCTCGACAACCCCATTCACCCGACCGGCGGCATCACCATCCTCAAGGGCTCGCTCGCCCCCGAGGGCGCCGTCGTCAAGACCGCCGGCTTCGACGCCGAGGTGTTCGAGGGCCCCGCCCGCGTGTTCGAGCGCGAGCGCGCCGCGATGGACGCCCTCACCGAGGGCAGCATCAAGGCCGGCGACGTGGTCATCATCCGCTACGAGGGCCCCAAGGGCGGGCCCGGGATGCGCGAGATGCTCGCCATCACCGCCGCCATCAAGGGCGCAGGGCTCGGCAAGGATGTACTACTATTGACGGACGGACGATTCTCAGGCGGCACAACCGGCCTGTGCATCGGCCACATAGCACCCGAAGCGGTGGACGCTGGTCCCATCGCCTTCGTGCGCGATGGTGATCTGATACGGGTCGATATCGCGGCTCGCTCCCTCGACCTACTTGTCGACGAGTCAGAGCTGACCGCCCGCCGTGAAGGCTGGGCGCCTCTTCCTCCGCGCTATACCCGTGGCGTTCTCGCGAAGTTCTCCAAGCTCGTGCGCTCCGCAGCAGAAGGAGCCGTCACCGGGTGA
- the ilvN gene encoding acetolactate synthase small subunit has protein sequence MSTHVLSLLVEDKPGLLTRVAGLFARRGFNIHSLAVGTSEVDGLSRITVVVDVEDLPLEQVTKQLNKLINVIKIVELEPSQSVQREHLLIKVRVDNSTRSQVLEAVNLFRARVVDVATDALVIEVTGDSGKTQALLKVLEPYGIKEMAQSGLLAIGRGGKSITERVFKN, from the coding sequence GTGAGCACGCACGTTCTGAGCCTCCTGGTGGAGGACAAGCCCGGTCTGCTGACCCGTGTCGCGGGGCTGTTCGCCCGGCGCGGGTTCAACATCCACTCTCTCGCGGTGGGCACGAGCGAGGTCGACGGCCTCTCGCGTATCACGGTCGTCGTGGATGTGGAGGACCTGCCGCTCGAGCAGGTGACGAAGCAGCTCAACAAGCTCATCAACGTGATCAAGATCGTCGAGCTCGAGCCGTCGCAGTCCGTCCAGCGCGAGCACCTGCTGATCAAGGTGCGGGTGGACAACTCCACGCGGTCGCAGGTGCTGGAGGCCGTGAACCTCTTCCGCGCCCGCGTCGTCGACGTGGCGACGGACGCCCTCGTCATCGAGGTCACCGGCGACAGCGGCAAGACGCAGGCGCTGCTCAAGGTGCTCGAGCCCTACGGGATCAAGGAGATGGCCCAGTCGGGCCTGCTCGCGATCGGCCGCGGCGGCAAGTCCATCACCGAGCGCGTCTTCAAGAACTAG
- the ilvC gene encoding ketol-acid reductoisomerase, with product MAEIYYDNDADLSIIQGKKVAVIGYGSQGHAHAQNLRDSGVEVVIGLKEGSKSKPKAEEAGFRVLSASDAAAWADVIVILAPDQVQRHLYADDIKDNLQEGNALVFGHGFNIRFGYIEAPEGVDVIMVAPKGPGHTVRREYEAGRGVPVIVAVEKDASGNAWPLVLSYAKAIGGLRAGGIKTTFTEETETDLFGEQAVLCGGVSQLVQYGFETLTEAGYQPQVAYFEVLHELKLIVDLMWEGGIAKQRWSVSDTAEYGDYVSGPRVIDPHVKENMKAVLSDIQDGTFAKRFIADQDAGAPEFLELRKKGEQHPIEATGRELRKLFAWNASNDDDYVDGEVAR from the coding sequence GTGGCTGAGATCTACTACGACAACGACGCGGACCTGTCGATCATCCAGGGCAAGAAGGTCGCCGTCATCGGCTACGGCTCGCAGGGTCACGCGCACGCGCAGAACCTCCGCGACTCGGGCGTCGAGGTCGTCATCGGCCTCAAGGAGGGCTCGAAGTCGAAGCCCAAGGCCGAGGAGGCGGGCTTCCGCGTCCTGAGCGCCTCCGACGCCGCCGCGTGGGCCGACGTCATCGTCATCCTGGCGCCGGACCAGGTCCAGCGTCACCTGTACGCCGACGACATCAAGGACAACCTGCAGGAGGGCAACGCCCTCGTCTTCGGCCACGGCTTCAACATCCGCTTCGGCTACATCGAGGCGCCCGAGGGCGTCGACGTCATCATGGTCGCGCCCAAGGGCCCGGGCCACACGGTGCGCCGCGAGTACGAGGCCGGCCGTGGCGTCCCCGTGATCGTCGCCGTGGAGAAGGACGCGTCCGGCAACGCCTGGCCTCTGGTCCTCTCCTACGCCAAGGCGATCGGCGGCCTCCGCGCCGGCGGCATCAAGACGACCTTCACCGAGGAGACCGAGACCGATCTGTTCGGCGAGCAGGCCGTGCTCTGCGGCGGCGTCTCGCAGCTCGTCCAGTACGGGTTCGAGACCCTCACCGAGGCCGGCTACCAGCCGCAGGTCGCCTACTTCGAGGTGCTGCACGAGCTGAAGCTCATCGTGGACCTGATGTGGGAGGGCGGCATCGCCAAGCAGCGCTGGAGCGTCTCCGACACGGCCGAGTACGGCGACTACGTCTCCGGCCCGCGCGTCATCGACCCGCACGTGAAGGAGAACATGAAGGCCGTGCTGTCCGACATCCAGGACGGCACCTTCGCGAAGCGCTTCATCGCCGACCAGGACGCGGGCGCTCCCGAGTTCCTGGAGCTCCGCAAGAAGGGCGAGCAGCACCCCATCGAGGCCACCGGCCGCGAGCTGCGCAAGCTCTTCGCGTGGAACGCCTCCAACGACGACGACTACGTGGACGGCGAGGTCGCTCGCTGA
- a CDS encoding DoxX family membrane protein produces the protein MTLLETAQLIVRILLAVVFVAMGALHFVPGPARGMAAMIPPALRIVSPRTLVAVTGLCEIAGGIGLLVPATRVAAAICLAVFLVAVFPANAYAAGKTDRFGVFATPLVPRAILQVVLIAACLFCAV, from the coding sequence GTGACCCTTCTCGAGACAGCGCAGCTCATCGTCCGCATCCTGCTCGCGGTGGTGTTCGTCGCGATGGGCGCGCTGCACTTCGTCCCGGGACCGGCACGCGGGATGGCGGCGATGATCCCGCCGGCCCTGCGGATCGTCTCCCCGCGCACCCTGGTCGCCGTGACCGGGCTGTGCGAGATCGCGGGCGGGATCGGGCTGCTGGTGCCCGCCACACGGGTGGCCGCGGCGATCTGCCTCGCGGTGTTCCTGGTGGCCGTCTTCCCGGCGAACGCCTACGCCGCCGGCAAGACGGATCGGTTCGGCGTCTTCGCGACGCCGCTCGTGCCCCGCGCGATCCTCCAGGTGGTGCTCATCGCGGCCTGCCTGTTCTGCGCGGTCTGA
- a CDS encoding helix-turn-helix domain-containing protein has product MESTTLSEAVPADGREDAPAESARRRRTRARLLDAAFEVFADQGVRAASVETIAEAAGFTRGAFYSNFSSKEELFFALMEREKTMRLEQLNSGVAQFLTPLVGEHGADLGDQEVIQTITRILELQSDDRRWWLVQAEFQLMALRDHSIAADYLRYHDEFFSDLTEIVVEALSSARRRFTIDPEEAVRVIAELCANGEARAVLADDQRTFTERLSASVPAILLALTERI; this is encoded by the coding sequence TTGGAAAGCACGACTCTCAGTGAGGCGGTCCCGGCCGACGGACGCGAGGACGCGCCCGCCGAATCCGCGCGTCGGCGGCGCACCCGGGCCCGGCTGCTCGACGCCGCGTTCGAGGTCTTCGCCGACCAGGGCGTGCGCGCCGCCAGCGTCGAGACGATCGCGGAGGCCGCCGGCTTCACCCGGGGTGCGTTCTACTCGAACTTCTCCAGTAAGGAGGAGCTGTTCTTCGCCCTCATGGAGCGCGAGAAGACGATGCGGCTGGAGCAGCTGAACTCCGGCGTCGCGCAGTTCCTCACCCCGCTCGTGGGTGAGCACGGCGCCGACCTCGGCGACCAGGAAGTCATCCAGACCATCACGCGCATCCTCGAGCTGCAGTCCGACGACCGCCGCTGGTGGCTCGTGCAGGCCGAGTTCCAGCTGATGGCGCTGCGCGACCACTCGATCGCCGCCGACTACCTGCGCTACCACGACGAGTTCTTCTCGGACCTGACGGAGATCGTCGTGGAGGCGCTCAGCAGCGCCCGGCGCCGGTTCACCATCGACCCGGAGGAGGCGGTACGCGTGATCGCGGAGCTGTGCGCCAACGGGGAGGCGCGCGCAGTGCTCGCCGACGACCAGCGGACGTTCACGGAGCGGCTGTCCGCCTCCGTCCCCGCCATCCTGCTGGCGCTCACCGAGCGCATCTGA
- a CDS encoding copper homeostasis protein CutC, which produces MGIAVEIAVQDIAGVRVALAEGADRVELCTALAMGGLTPSGGLVRAAVEVARRRGRESFVHVLVRPRGGGFLYDADEVAITVADIRFAREAGAGGVVIGALDERGTVDGEAVRRFVDAAEGLDVTFHRALDVVADPLTAVEELADLGVDRVLTSGGAARSVDGIPSLRELVGQAAGRLQVMAGGGVRVDDIASLAASGVAAVHLSARTTVTGGPSGPGGGEAAYDITDPAVVAAAVESARDPR; this is translated from the coding sequence ATGGGCATCGCCGTCGAGATCGCCGTCCAGGACATCGCCGGCGTGCGGGTCGCCCTCGCGGAGGGCGCCGACCGGGTCGAGCTGTGCACCGCGCTCGCGATGGGCGGCCTCACGCCGTCCGGCGGCCTGGTCCGGGCCGCGGTGGAGGTGGCCCGGCGACGCGGGCGCGAGAGTTTCGTCCACGTGCTGGTCCGTCCGCGCGGCGGCGGGTTCCTCTACGACGCGGACGAGGTGGCGATCACGGTCGCCGACATCCGGTTCGCCCGCGAGGCGGGCGCCGGCGGCGTCGTCATCGGCGCGCTCGACGAGCGCGGCACCGTCGACGGCGAAGCGGTCCGCCGGTTCGTCGACGCGGCCGAAGGGCTCGACGTCACTTTCCACCGCGCGCTGGATGTGGTGGCCGACCCGCTGACGGCCGTCGAAGAGCTCGCCGACCTCGGCGTCGACCGCGTGCTCACCTCGGGCGGCGCCGCGCGCAGCGTGGACGGCATCCCGAGTCTCCGGGAACTCGTCGGCCAGGCCGCCGGGCGGCTGCAGGTGATGGCCGGAGGCGGAGTCCGCGTCGACGACATCGCGTCGCTGGCGGCCTCCGGGGTGGCGGCGGTCCACCTGTCCGCCCGGACGACCGTGACCGGCGGCCCGAGCGGGCCGGGCGGGGGAGAGGCGGCCTACGACATCACCGACCCGGCGGTCGTCGCCGCGGCGGTCGAGTCGGCCCGCGACCCGCGCTGA
- a CDS encoding acetolactate synthase large subunit, with protein sequence MSTDATPSTVLPSATPGKASPEILTGSQSVVRTLELLGVTDVFGLPGGAILPIYDAIMDSTRIRHVLVRHEQGGGHAAEGYAVAANKVGVAMATSGPGATNLVTAIMDAHMDSVPVVFITGQVFSTLMGTDAFQEADIVGITMPITKHSFLVKDVEDIPATIAAAYHIAGTGRPGPVLVDITKDAQQNSAPFNWPPKVDLPGYRPITKAHGKQVLAAAQLLAEAKKPVLYVGGGVIRARASQELFELAEITGAPVVTTLTARGAFPDTHKQHLGMPGMHGTVPAVLSLQESDLIVSLGARFDDRVTGNTSLFAPNAKIVHVDVDPAEISKIRTADVPIVGDAKDVIVDLTAAFQDATRTQKPDIIEWWTYLNGLREEFPLGYTPTSDGLLAPQYVIQRIGELTGPEGIYTAGVGQHQMWAAQFIKYERPNSWLNSGGAGTMGYSVPAAMGAKVAQPDRVVWSIDGDGCFQMTNQELATCTINNIPIKVAIINNSSLGMVRQWQTLFYDGRYSNTDLNTGHDTVRVPDFVKLAEAYGALGIRVTKEEEVDAAIKLALETNDRPVVIDFVVSADAMVWPMVPQGVSNSYVQYARDHSPSFGGE encoded by the coding sequence ATGTCCACGGATGCAACCCCCAGTACTGTGTTGCCGTCCGCGACGCCGGGCAAGGCGTCGCCCGAGATCCTGACCGGCTCGCAGTCGGTCGTCCGCACGCTCGAGCTCCTCGGCGTCACCGACGTCTTCGGCCTGCCCGGCGGCGCCATCCTCCCCATCTACGACGCCATCATGGACTCGACCCGGATCCGCCACGTGCTGGTCCGCCATGAGCAGGGCGGCGGCCACGCGGCCGAGGGCTACGCGGTCGCGGCCAACAAGGTCGGCGTCGCGATGGCCACCTCCGGACCCGGCGCGACCAACCTGGTCACCGCCATCATGGACGCGCACATGGACTCCGTCCCGGTCGTGTTCATCACCGGCCAGGTGTTCTCCACGCTGATGGGCACGGACGCGTTCCAGGAGGCCGACATCGTCGGCATCACCATGCCGATCACCAAGCACTCGTTCCTGGTGAAGGACGTCGAGGACATCCCGGCCACGATCGCGGCGGCGTACCACATCGCCGGGACCGGCCGCCCGGGCCCCGTGCTCGTCGACATCACCAAGGACGCGCAGCAGAACTCCGCTCCGTTCAACTGGCCGCCGAAGGTCGACCTGCCGGGCTACCGGCCGATCACCAAGGCGCACGGCAAGCAGGTGCTGGCCGCGGCCCAGCTGCTCGCCGAGGCGAAGAAGCCGGTGCTCTACGTCGGCGGCGGAGTGATCCGCGCCCGCGCGTCGCAGGAGCTGTTCGAGCTCGCAGAGATCACCGGGGCGCCCGTGGTCACCACGCTGACGGCGCGCGGCGCCTTCCCGGACACGCACAAGCAGCACCTCGGCATGCCCGGGATGCACGGGACGGTGCCCGCGGTGCTCTCGCTCCAGGAGTCGGACCTCATCGTGTCGCTCGGCGCGCGGTTCGACGACCGGGTGACCGGCAACACCTCGCTGTTCGCACCGAACGCGAAGATCGTGCACGTCGACGTCGACCCGGCCGAGATCTCCAAGATCCGCACCGCCGACGTCCCCATCGTCGGCGATGCCAAGGATGTCATCGTCGATCTGACCGCCGCGTTCCAGGACGCCACCCGCACCCAGAAGCCCGACATCATCGAGTGGTGGACGTACCTGAACGGCCTCCGCGAGGAGTTCCCGCTCGGGTACACGCCCACCAGCGACGGCCTGCTGGCACCGCAGTACGTCATCCAGCGGATCGGCGAGCTGACCGGGCCCGAAGGCATCTACACAGCGGGCGTCGGCCAGCACCAGATGTGGGCCGCCCAGTTCATCAAGTACGAGCGTCCCAACTCGTGGCTGAACTCGGGCGGAGCCGGGACGATGGGCTACTCCGTGCCGGCGGCGATGGGCGCCAAGGTCGCCCAGCCCGACCGCGTGGTGTGGTCGATCGACGGCGACGGCTGCTTCCAGATGACCAACCAGGAGCTCGCCACCTGCACGATCAACAACATCCCGATCAAGGTGGCGATCATCAACAACTCGTCGCTCGGGATGGTGCGGCAGTGGCAGACGCTGTTCTACGACGGCCGCTACTCGAACACCGACCTCAACACGGGCCACGACACCGTGCGGGTGCCCGACTTCGTGAAGCTGGCCGAGGCGTACGGTGCGCTCGGCATCCGCGTCACGAAGGAGGAGGAGGTCGACGCCGCGATCAAGCTCGCGCTCGAGACCAACGACCGCCCCGTGGTGATCGACTTCGTGGTGAGCGCCGACGCGATGGTGTGGCCGATGGTGCCGCAGGGCGTCAGCAACAGCTACGTGCAGTACGCCCGCGACCACAGTCCGTCCTTCGGAGGGGAGTGA